The proteins below come from a single Piscinibacter gummiphilus genomic window:
- a CDS encoding diiron oxygenase: METASELAVRLTKASRKKFWDVYNFVEWPEALQTDVWYMPPELISLYGTPAWDALTEEQQKRLSLYELGNFFSLVLQGERPLVAGLVDRLYSKGNTTSVNEYLHHFVDEENKHMVMFGEFCNRYVGKVYPEKKIVLPREYAKGEEEVAFYCKVMVVEELGDFYNLAIEKDERCDPLVREVNKVHHIDEARHLAFGRVQLAELFNKFAPGWSAETLAGFRQWLGDYLRASWGDYYNPTMYRDAGLADSYELRQMAMSHPACAEFRKRASSKVVNYFIKTGLLVEEPAL, translated from the coding sequence ACCGCATCTGAACTCGCCGTCCGCCTGACCAAGGCTTCGCGCAAGAAGTTTTGGGACGTCTACAACTTCGTCGAATGGCCCGAGGCCCTGCAGACTGACGTCTGGTACATGCCGCCCGAGCTGATCTCGCTCTACGGTACGCCCGCCTGGGATGCGTTGACCGAAGAACAGCAAAAGCGGCTGAGCCTCTACGAACTCGGTAATTTTTTCAGCCTCGTGCTGCAGGGCGAGCGCCCGCTGGTCGCCGGCCTGGTCGACCGCTTGTACTCCAAGGGCAACACCACCTCCGTCAACGAGTACCTGCACCACTTCGTCGACGAAGAGAACAAGCACATGGTGATGTTCGGCGAGTTCTGCAATCGCTACGTCGGCAAGGTGTACCCCGAGAAGAAGATCGTCCTGCCGCGCGAATACGCCAAGGGCGAGGAAGAGGTCGCCTTCTACTGCAAGGTGATGGTCGTCGAGGAGCTCGGCGACTTCTACAACCTTGCGATCGAAAAGGACGAGCGTTGCGACCCGCTGGTGCGCGAGGTCAACAAGGTGCACCACATCGACGAAGCGCGCCACCTGGCCTTCGGCCGCGTGCAACTGGCCGAGCTCTTCAACAAGTTCGCGCCCGGCTGGTCGGCCGAGACGCTGGCTGGTTTCCGCCAGTGGCTGGGCGACTACCTGCGCGCCTCCTGGGGCGACTACTACAACCCGACTATGTACCGCGACGCGGGCCTGGCCGATTCCTACGAGTTGCGCCAGATGGCCATGAGCCACCCGGCGTGCGCCGAGTTCCGCAAGCGCGCCTCCTCCAAGGTTGTCAACTATTTCATCAAGACCGGCCTGCTGGTCGAGGAGCCCGCGCTCTGA